CGCGACCGACCAGGAAGACTGCCGGTACGTAATCCACGAGAGGGTGCAGATCGTCGGTACGACGCATCCCAGCAGGAATGCGACCCGACAGAGCAGGCGTCTCGTAGATTCATGCATGCCGAACATCCTTGCTTGGCGTGCCTGGTAATTGGTGGCCGCGGATTAACGCTTCCGAGCCATATTCATGAACAGTTGGTAACGGGCCTTCATTTCTTCGAGGCTATCGCCACCGAATTTGTCGACCAGAGCCGTGGCGATCTCGAATGCCACCACACTTTCGACAATCACACTTGCTGCCGAGACGGCACACACGTCGCTTCGTTCGTACGAAGCCGTGGCCGACTCTTTCGTTTCCAGGTTGACCGATTCCAGCGGCTTGGCCAGCGTGCTGATCGGCTTCTTGGCGGCACGCACGACAATCGTCTGACCGTTGGTCATGCCGGCTTCCAGCCCGCCAGCGTTGTTGGTGGGGCGGGTATAGCCCAGGTTGGTCGATTCCAATTGGGTTGCGTCGTAGTGGATCGGATCGTGAACCTGAGAGCCCGGTAAGCGAGCCGCCTCGAAGCCCATGCCGATCTCTACCCCTTTGATCGCTTGCACAGCCATGACCGCCTGGGCCAACTTGCCATCGAGCTTGCGTTCCCACTGAGCATGGGTGCCCAAACCGAACGGAGCACCGACTACACGGACTTCGACAATCCCGCCCAGCGTATCGCCTGCTTTGCCCGTCTTGTCGATCAGTTCTTTGAACTGGGGATCTTGTGCAGGATTGAGGGAGTAGATGATGCTCTCATCCCGTTTGGCGATCATCGCATCGACATCGTCCACGTTTTCCGGACGATCGATGGCAATGCCTCCGAGCTCGTCCACGAAGCCGTAAACCTGAATGCCGAACTCAGCCAGAAGCTGTTTGGCCAGGGCACCAGCGGCGACGCGAACAGCCGTCTCGCGAGCACTGGCACGTTCGAGGATAGCTCGGATCGGACCGAGGAACTTGATCGCGCCAGTGAGGTCGCCATGGCCGGGACGCGGACGCGGCAGATCTTCCAGGCGTTCCAGTTTGTAGTCGCGATTGATAACCTGCAAAGCGATTGGACTTCCCAGCGTGAGACCCTTCCAGATGCCGGTCATCACTTCGACCTTGTCGGTCTCGATTCGCTGTCGTCCACCACGGCCATACCCTCCCTGGCGTCGAGCAAGCTCGCGATTGATGGGTTCTTCGTCAATTGCCAGGCCGGCCGGAAAGCCGTCGATCATGGCGAGAAGAGTTTTTCCGTGGGATTCGCCCGCTGTCCAATAACGCAACATTATGCAAAATAAAGACTTTGGTCCTGAGCCAGTTCCG
Above is a window of Blastopirellula marina DNA encoding:
- the aroC gene encoding chorismate synthase yields the protein MLRYWTAGESHGKTLLAMIDGFPAGLAIDEEPINRELARRQGGYGRGGRQRIETDKVEVMTGIWKGLTLGSPIALQVINRDYKLERLEDLPRPRPGHGDLTGAIKFLGPIRAILERASARETAVRVAAGALAKQLLAEFGIQVYGFVDELGGIAIDRPENVDDVDAMIAKRDESIIYSLNPAQDPQFKELIDKTGKAGDTLGGIVEVRVVGAPFGLGTHAQWERKLDGKLAQAVMAVQAIKGVEIGMGFEAARLPGSQVHDPIHYDATQLESTNLGYTRPTNNAGGLEAGMTNGQTIVVRAAKKPISTLAKPLESVNLETKESATASYERSDVCAVSAASVIVESVVAFEIATALVDKFGGDSLEEMKARYQLFMNMARKR